The following proteins come from a genomic window of Nitrosopumilus sp.:
- a CDS encoding PPOX class F420-dependent oxidoreductase, which translates to MISLEKIKSKKYIALETYRKNGKPVKTPVWFVINDDFVYVVTRSHTGKVKRLQNNPKVKFALCTIKGKVTGEWISGTVKMLDKNQTKNTIEMRDKKYGFMAKIAKFLSKNKGELCAFSIKID; encoded by the coding sequence ATGATTAGTTTAGAGAAAATAAAATCAAAGAAATACATCGCACTTGAAACATATAGAAAAAATGGCAAACCAGTTAAAACTCCAGTATGGTTTGTAATCAATGATGACTTTGTGTATGTAGTAACGAGAAGCCATACAGGTAAAGTAAAACGCCTTCAAAATAATCCTAAAGTAAAATTTGCTCTATGTACCATAAAAGGAAAAGTCACAGGAGAATGGATTTCAGGAACTGTAAAAATGTTAGATAAGAATCAAACAAAAAACACAATAGAAATGAGAGATAAAAAATACGGATTCATGGCTAAGATTGCAAAATTCTTGAGTAAAAACAAGGGAGAACTTTGTGCATTTTCAATTAAGATAGATTAA
- a CDS encoding DHHA1 domain-containing protein has translation MTVSKTKKHTTKKIVKKTATKKVSKKINKKPTKKITATKTVKPQRTKVICISHKEDCDGISSAALIRQAFGGDAILVDYPGQMEALNQVVLDEKLKSLFICDLGLSKKTQDEFIDIMTTLRKNKVSVTYIDHHDIDPNVLKELNKIKVKIIHDINECTAVLVYSAFKSKLNDHASFVAACAAITDYMETRPIGAKLLQIYDRQFALISATVLTYNIVGHQKEPDYLLYLVEELADSKFPHAIPNTFEFAQIQVEKLSQMIAKVKQGMKTMKNLGYMEILDAGASGAVNFVMGLSGKNVGVAYKERVDHGIYAVSVRGSKDCKVHLGKIVNILATNLGGSGGGHDKACGAVIPKPKIKKFITELNKQIK, from the coding sequence TTGACAGTATCTAAAACTAAAAAACATACAACCAAAAAGATTGTTAAAAAAACAGCTACAAAAAAAGTTTCTAAAAAAATCAATAAAAAACCTACAAAAAAAATCACTGCTACAAAAACTGTTAAACCACAACGCACCAAAGTAATTTGTATTTCGCATAAAGAAGATTGTGATGGAATTAGTTCTGCCGCGTTGATTAGACAGGCATTTGGTGGTGATGCAATATTGGTTGATTACCCAGGCCAAATGGAGGCACTAAATCAAGTAGTTTTAGATGAAAAATTAAAATCATTATTTATTTGTGATTTAGGTCTTAGCAAAAAAACCCAAGATGAATTTATTGATATTATGACCACTTTAAGAAAAAATAAAGTGTCAGTGACTTACATTGACCACCATGATATTGATCCTAATGTTCTAAAGGAATTAAATAAGATCAAAGTAAAAATAATTCATGATATCAATGAATGCACTGCAGTTTTAGTTTACAGTGCATTTAAATCAAAACTAAATGATCATGCATCATTTGTTGCAGCATGTGCTGCAATCACTGACTATATGGAAACTCGACCAATTGGTGCAAAGTTATTACAAATCTATGATAGGCAATTTGCATTGATTAGCGCAACTGTTCTTACCTATAATATTGTGGGGCATCAAAAAGAACCTGACTATCTTTTGTATTTGGTTGAGGAGTTGGCCGATTCTAAATTTCCGCATGCTATACCAAATACTTTTGAGTTTGCACAAATTCAAGTTGAGAAACTATCTCAAATGATTGCCAAGGTCAAACAAGGTATGAAGACTATGAAGAATCTTGGATATATGGAAATTCTTGATGCTGGTGCAAGCGGTGCTGTTAATTTTGTTATGGGATTGTCTGGAAAAAATGTAGGTGTTGCATACAAAGAGCGTGTTGATCATGGAATTTATGCAGTATCTGTTCGTGGTTCTAAAGACTGTAAAGTTCATTTGGGAAAAATTGTCAATATTTTGGCAACCAATCTTGGAGGATCTGGTGGAGGTCATGATAAGGCATGTGGTGCTGTAATACCAAAACCCAAAATTAAAAAATTCATCACTGAATTAAACAAACAAATAAAATAA
- a CDS encoding ATP-binding protein has product MERDPVLRDLTEISVNALKDLELARKELKENDLRMQEMNKLANERVNEMSRVNQQLQDKISFVETMTKSIQEKNEHLEKELKITETEKINYSKLNSLLKEDLTKVIKKEKELSIKQIFLERKVKEQAENLMKGEKMSIIGTFTSRLAHDIRNPLSKLKMSHDILCNSPNMPVLEKIKHQQRIESAISNMTHIIEDVLEFVRMSELNMHETSLKTIIKSSLEGIHIPPSVKLEIKGDDRMTLCDSRKLEAVFINLITNAIESIRGKGFVTIIIKDNKENIEICFEDSGSGVIPRLQEKIFEPMFTTKQHGTGLGLAICKMIVEQHGGRLIYKNTPSTFSVLMPKVNNSTMVAQ; this is encoded by the coding sequence ATGGAACGAGATCCAGTTCTACGTGATTTGACTGAAATTTCAGTTAATGCCCTAAAGGATTTAGAACTAGCTAGAAAGGAACTTAAAGAAAACGATCTCCGAATGCAAGAAATGAACAAACTTGCAAATGAACGAGTAAATGAAATGTCTAGAGTTAATCAGCAACTTCAAGATAAAATATCTTTTGTAGAAACCATGACAAAATCAATCCAAGAAAAAAATGAACACCTTGAAAAAGAATTAAAAATTACTGAAACAGAAAAAATCAATTACAGCAAACTCAATTCATTATTAAAAGAAGATCTTACTAAAGTAATTAAAAAAGAAAAAGAACTCTCCATCAAACAAATTTTCCTTGAAAGAAAAGTAAAGGAACAGGCCGAGAATTTAATGAAAGGCGAAAAAATGTCTATAATAGGAACATTTACGTCCAGATTGGCTCATGATATAAGAAATCCGTTATCAAAATTAAAAATGTCTCATGATATTTTATGTAATTCTCCAAACATGCCAGTACTTGAAAAAATAAAACATCAGCAAAGAATTGAGTCTGCTATTTCTAATATGACTCATATTATTGAAGATGTTTTAGAATTTGTTCGAATGTCTGAACTTAACATGCATGAAACATCATTAAAAACAATCATAAAATCTAGTCTTGAAGGGATTCATATTCCGCCATCAGTGAAATTAGAAATTAAAGGGGATGATCGAATGACTTTATGTGATTCTAGAAAATTAGAAGCGGTGTTTATCAATCTTATTACAAATGCTATTGAATCCATCCGTGGAAAAGGATTTGTAACTATAATCATTAAGGATAACAAAGAAAATATCGAAATATGTTTTGAAGATTCAGGATCTGGTGTAATTCCACGTTTGCAGGAGAAAATTTTTGAACCAATGTTTACAACAAAACAGCATGGTACTGGACTAGGATTGGCTATTTGTAAAATGATAGTTGAACAACATGGGGGTAGATTAATTTACAAAAACACTCCCTCTACATTCTCAGTACTTATGCCAAAAGTTAACAATTCAACAATGGTGGCACAATAA
- a CDS encoding DUF1059 domain-containing protein yields MVKISCNNYGFDCSFEINGNTNEVIEKYQKHSIDEHGIEYSTEGINQLLLRMKN; encoded by the coding sequence ATGGTAAAAATATCCTGTAACAATTATGGATTTGATTGTAGTTTTGAAATAAATGGCAATACAAATGAAGTAATTGAAAAATATCAAAAGCATTCTATAGATGAACATGGAATAGAATATAGCACTGAAGGGATTAATCAATTGCTTCTTAGAATGAAGAACTAA
- a CDS encoding TrmB family transcriptional regulator: MVDEHVLTVSLEEFGLSKYEAQAYVALISKGTITASELAYYSEIPRTKIYPTLLKLENKKLAIISKSKPIMCTAIAPEDAFDGIIHEQINKVNAMNSLVSNLKKASEESRKTRGSEEKRYFHISANNVLLQLQTMIEGSKSSIKIMTDQWGFGLLAECKDQLSSVVRRNLDIKIIVPTTQICSESHRKIPDRIDIRASEITQNCFIFDETELLLINNDNGKGAIFSSTDILGSNQEKIFSNLWKNSIKTKALADMSKTEAQEIYKIIKTVNEIGLTYILNSTMVSKKSESDMFKLLENNGISFKSKSLDDVIEIMDAIMQITCSGHVNFEANTKNITVESKLNSGHSLPWVSILDGCLQKQGYKTRTIYQNNANKGEKVHIKISKS; the protein is encoded by the coding sequence ATGGTTGATGAACATGTGTTAACAGTAAGTTTAGAAGAATTTGGATTAAGTAAGTATGAAGCACAGGCATATGTGGCGCTCATTTCAAAAGGTACCATTACAGCTAGTGAACTAGCATATTATTCAGAGATCCCACGGACAAAAATTTACCCAACATTGTTGAAATTAGAAAATAAGAAACTAGCAATCATTTCAAAGAGCAAACCAATCATGTGCACAGCGATTGCGCCTGAAGATGCATTTGATGGAATTATTCATGAACAAATCAACAAGGTAAACGCAATGAATTCATTGGTATCTAATTTAAAAAAAGCAAGTGAAGAAAGTAGAAAAACCAGAGGATCAGAAGAAAAAAGATATTTCCACATCAGTGCGAACAACGTCTTATTACAACTTCAAACAATGATTGAGGGTTCAAAATCATCCATCAAAATTATGACTGATCAGTGGGGATTTGGATTGTTGGCAGAGTGCAAAGATCAATTAAGTTCGGTTGTACGACGAAATTTAGATATCAAAATCATTGTTCCAACAACTCAAATTTGTTCAGAATCGCATAGAAAAATCCCAGATAGAATAGATATCAGAGCATCAGAAATAACTCAAAATTGTTTCATATTTGATGAAACAGAATTATTATTGATAAACAATGACAACGGAAAAGGGGCAATTTTTTCATCGACAGATATTCTTGGTTCAAATCAAGAAAAAATATTTTCAAATCTCTGGAAAAACTCAATAAAGACAAAAGCACTTGCAGACATGTCTAAAACTGAAGCCCAAGAAATATACAAAATAATTAAAACGGTAAACGAGATTGGTTTAACATACATTCTAAATTCTACAATGGTATCAAAAAAATCTGAATCAGACATGTTCAAGCTATTAGAAAACAACGGGATATCATTCAAATCAAAATCGCTGGATGATGTGATTGAAATAATGGATGCAATAATGCAAATTACATGTTCAGGACATGTGAATTTTGAGGCAAATACAAAAAACATTACAGTAGAATCAAAATTAAACAGCGGACATTCATTGCCATGGGTGTCAATTCTAGATGGATGTCTTCAAAAACAAGGATATAAGACTAGAACAATTTATCAAAACAATGCAAACAAAGGGGAAAAAGTCCACATCAAAATAAGTAAAAGTTAA
- a CDS encoding PEFG-CTERM sorting domain-containing protein, whose product MVSTLAFADTTIEVQTSETKIKALESIWVTGKITDVAQYKPVKLRIIGPDGEIVFAPQVTIDNNGEFRKLLNPPIPSFKPGEYIVTASHDDTKSVAQTQFTVISQEIPRNSDIQTSESKVIVEKEQESSKEITIQAEAENGSDVIMIKGNTNFRGTDITLIVKSPVGNMITIDQVTPGIYGDFQTEIKIGGPMWKEDGMYTITANHGSSSEYKESIKVEIKDGVVVPEFGVVASLVLAISIISMIIVSTKLKLAIPFRY is encoded by the coding sequence TTGGTTTCAACTTTAGCTTTTGCAGACACGACCATAGAAGTACAAACATCAGAAACAAAGATCAAAGCATTAGAATCAATTTGGGTTACAGGTAAAATTACAGATGTCGCACAATACAAGCCAGTAAAATTAAGGATCATCGGTCCAGATGGAGAAATAGTATTTGCACCACAAGTTACGATTGACAATAATGGAGAATTTAGAAAATTACTAAATCCGCCAATTCCAAGTTTTAAGCCAGGAGAATACATTGTCACTGCAAGCCACGATGACACAAAATCAGTTGCACAAACTCAATTCACAGTTATTTCACAAGAGATTCCAAGAAATTCAGATATCCAGACAAGCGAATCAAAAGTAATAGTAGAAAAAGAACAAGAAAGTTCAAAGGAAATTACCATACAAGCTGAAGCAGAAAACGGTTCAGATGTCATCATGATTAAAGGAAACACCAATTTTAGAGGAACAGACATCACGTTGATTGTAAAATCACCAGTAGGGAACATGATAACAATTGATCAAGTCACACCTGGAATATATGGAGATTTTCAAACAGAAATTAAAATAGGAGGTCCAATGTGGAAGGAAGACGGCATGTACACAATCACTGCAAATCACGGATCTTCATCAGAGTACAAAGAATCAATCAAAGTTGAAATCAAAGACGGGGTGGTAGTTCCAGAATTTGGAGTCGTAGCATCATTGGTTTTAGCAATATCAATTATTTCAATGATTATTGTTTCAACAAAATTAAAACTTGCCATACCATTCAGATATTAA
- a CDS encoding signal peptidase I, whose product MIQKKIKIIIVLLFIPILIYFWPVQLYGDTTYIMLVGNSMYPVIESGTFVVLKQEQQYFLGDIIGFVNEDNKNVVHRIVDQTDKGFITKGDNNRKNDPGVIPVDKVVGRSIFVIPYVGYTSLFLQTPIGMSIFGIWALIMFNKNKSKTNNKKSSESFIIFKIGLISVLINYVLTQITLGFDIRLSKTMNIPFSNIFEPTIANSVSFGMLTMAIIMLYLFSRKIQHNKSDEIKPLKLIFALGGIMILVLQIISAINTIPILITNISENQLIPPIF is encoded by the coding sequence ATGATTCAGAAAAAAATTAAAATTATCATAGTACTTTTATTTATTCCAATTTTGATATATTTTTGGCCTGTTCAACTTTATGGGGATACAACATACATTATGCTTGTAGGCAACAGTATGTACCCAGTTATAGAAAGCGGTACGTTTGTCGTACTAAAACAAGAACAACAATATTTTCTGGGAGACATAATAGGATTTGTTAATGAAGATAACAAAAATGTTGTACACAGAATAGTAGATCAAACAGATAAAGGATTCATAACAAAAGGAGACAACAATAGAAAAAATGATCCAGGAGTAATTCCAGTTGACAAAGTAGTTGGAAGATCGATATTTGTAATACCATATGTAGGATATACTTCATTATTTTTACAAACCCCTATAGGAATGTCAATTTTTGGAATATGGGCTTTGATAATGTTTAATAAAAACAAATCCAAAACTAATAACAAGAAATCATCAGAAAGTTTTATAATTTTTAAAATTGGACTGATTTCTGTATTAATAAATTATGTATTAACTCAGATTACTTTGGGATTTGACATCAGACTATCTAAAACAATGAACATACCTTTTTCAAATATTTTTGAGCCAACTATTGCAAATTCAGTATCATTCGGAATGCTAACAATGGCAATCATTATGCTATATCTTTTTTCACGAAAAATCCAACATAATAAAAGTGACGAGATAAAACCTTTGAAATTAATATTTGCATTAGGCGGAATAATGATTCTTGTACTTCAGATAATTAGTGCAATTAACACCATTCCTATACTAATTACAAACATCAGTGAGAATCAACTAATTCCTCCCATTTTTTAG
- a CDS encoding citrate synthase — METKNIGLRGIEVADTKISNIDGERGRLIYRGYDILELTKNSTFEETAYLLLYDDLPTRNQLEEFNSKLIDARFIPKQMQKNMGNWRKDADPMDMLQAFVAALAGYYDEEFANKEASYDKAINLIAKVPTIIASWNRIRNGLDIVDPDPTLSHAANFLYMMSGEKPDSEVEKIFDVCLILHADHTFNASTFTARQVASTRAHMYSACSAAIGALSGELHGGANTEVMKMLLEIGDIEKVEEWIKEKMSKGERIMGMGHAVYKTYDPRAQVLKQLSRKLAEKTKDPWFAITEKIETVTISEMKSQKNKDIYPNVDLYSASLYYMLKIPMDLNTPIFAISRVVGWAAHIIEEKFAEAAPKPALYRPKATYVGKYCGPEGCEYKTLDLRK; from the coding sequence ATGGAGACTAAAAATATAGGCCTCAGAGGAATCGAAGTAGCAGATACCAAAATTTCGAATATTGATGGTGAAAGGGGCAGGCTGATTTACAGAGGATATGACATTTTAGAACTTACCAAAAACTCAACATTTGAGGAAACAGCATATTTACTACTTTATGATGATCTGCCAACCAGAAATCAGTTAGAGGAGTTTAATTCTAAATTAATTGATGCAAGATTCATTCCAAAACAGATGCAAAAAAACATGGGAAACTGGAGAAAGGATGCAGATCCTATGGATATGCTTCAGGCTTTTGTAGCAGCTCTTGCAGGATATTATGATGAAGAATTTGCAAATAAAGAGGCCAGTTATGATAAGGCAATAAACCTAATTGCAAAAGTGCCTACTATTATTGCAAGTTGGAATAGAATTAGAAACGGATTAGATATTGTAGATCCAGATCCAACATTAAGTCATGCGGCAAATTTTCTATATATGATGTCAGGGGAAAAACCAGATTCAGAGGTCGAAAAAATCTTTGATGTATGCTTGATTCTTCATGCAGACCATACTTTCAATGCATCCACATTTACAGCAAGACAGGTTGCATCAACTAGAGCACACATGTATTCAGCATGTAGTGCGGCAATTGGAGCACTTAGTGGCGAGTTACACGGAGGTGCAAATACAGAAGTAATGAAGATGTTGTTAGAAATTGGAGACATAGAAAAAGTTGAAGAATGGATTAAAGAAAAAATGAGCAAAGGAGAAAGAATTATGGGTATGGGCCATGCAGTTTACAAAACATATGATCCTAGAGCACAAGTACTAAAGCAGTTATCAAGGAAGTTGGCAGAAAAAACTAAAGACCCATGGTTTGCAATCACAGAAAAAATTGAAACTGTGACTATTTCTGAAATGAAATCCCAGAAAAACAAAGACATCTATCCAAATGTTGACTTGTACAGTGCATCATTATACTATATGTTAAAAATCCCAATGGATTTGAACACCCCAATCTTTGCAATTTCAAGAGTTGTTGGATGGGCAGCACACATCATTGAGGAAAAATTTGCAGAGGCAGCACCAAAGCCAGCACTGTATAGACCAAAGGCAACATATGTTGGAAAATATTGCGGGCCAGAAGGTTGTGAATACAAAACTCTAGATTTGAGAAAATAA
- a CDS encoding matrixin family metalloprotease → MLGISYVLKNKKLIHFTKKNLPPRTKVSKIKHQKSILVLQIGILIFFGGYFTGLPSSSGENEELLNYVGLFNSEHTVENLRGDSISLSKYWRLSQGSSLSVNILNPVSISNESIETIRESILSKEKINLEDSLLHKGPQNSFSNYYIGWAGALENTPETKIPIPKNFEVLNSQKSNGDIVVILSNIKDRSGNTGYTKTILEGEEIVKAFITIYDVDSLSNTQLGTIMRHEFGHALGLGHSTAPEDLMAPTIDMTYPYISDCNIIAMTDLYNENSDGTTICEK, encoded by the coding sequence ATGTTAGGCATATCTTATGTTCTTAAAAATAAGAAATTAATTCATTTCACTAAAAAAAATCTCCCACCTAGAACAAAAGTATCCAAAATTAAACATCAGAAATCAATTCTAGTTTTACAAATTGGAATACTGATATTTTTTGGAGGTTATTTTACTGGACTTCCATCTTCATCTGGTGAAAATGAAGAACTTCTAAATTATGTTGGCCTTTTTAATTCCGAACATACTGTCGAAAATTTGAGAGGTGATTCTATTAGTCTTTCTAAATACTGGAGACTTTCTCAAGGATCTTCATTAAGTGTAAATATTCTAAACCCTGTTTCAATTTCTAACGAATCCATTGAAACTATTCGGGAATCTATATTATCAAAAGAAAAAATTAATCTCGAAGATTCTTTATTGCACAAAGGACCTCAAAACTCTTTCTCAAATTATTACATTGGTTGGGCTGGAGCCCTTGAAAATACTCCTGAAACAAAAATTCCAATCCCCAAAAATTTTGAAGTTCTAAACTCACAAAAATCAAATGGTGATATTGTTGTGATTTTATCAAACATTAAAGATCGTTCAGGTAATACTGGTTATACCAAAACAATTCTGGAAGGCGAAGAAATTGTCAAAGCCTTTATAACAATTTATGATGTTGATTCACTTTCAAATACTCAGCTTGGAACAATTATGAGACATGAATTTGGACATGCGTTGGGATTGGGACATTCAACTGCTCCTGAAGATCTCATGGCCCCAACTATTGATATGACTTATCCATATATCTCAGACTGTAACATAATTGCAATGACTGATTTGTATAATGAGAATTCTGATGGGACTACAATATGTGAAAAATGA
- a CDS encoding ATP-binding protein, whose translation MAEKTKISKMEKQNSLEDNLRRAIDSSSIVTVMNTNGIVTHVNQKFCEISGFTENEIIGTDLLMLKSGVHPIEYYDELWATISKGEIWTGEICNQRKNGELFWNKATIIPIKNQDGEILEYIAIRFDITNQKEKESKMEETLMKLQKSNQIIEEQSKKLVKQEKLVTIGELAARLSHDIRNPLSIIRVSLENLKIIYGKNELETKHFDRVERAIDRISHQIDDVLGFIRKEPMRFEKTLISEIIADSLDSINLPDRIYFEISKNDFEIYCDKKRLSVAITNLILNAIQGIEGKGTIEIILEDKGENIVIKIKDSGKGIPSDIIEEIFEPLFTTKQQGTGLGLASVKSIISGHGGKIFVTSPPTIFTIRIPKKGIDNDLIDSHF comes from the coding sequence ATGGCAGAGAAAACGAAGATATCCAAAATGGAAAAACAAAATTCTCTAGAAGACAATTTACGAAGAGCGATTGATTCTTCATCAATCGTAACAGTGATGAATACAAATGGAATTGTTACACATGTAAATCAAAAGTTTTGTGAAATTTCAGGATTTACAGAAAATGAAATAATTGGAACAGATCTATTAATGTTGAAAAGTGGCGTACATCCCATAGAATACTATGATGAGTTATGGGCAACAATCTCGAAAGGAGAAATATGGACTGGAGAAATTTGTAATCAAAGAAAAAACGGAGAGCTCTTTTGGAACAAAGCAACCATTATACCTATTAAAAATCAAGATGGAGAAATTTTAGAATATATCGCCATACGTTTTGACATTACAAATCAAAAAGAAAAAGAAAGTAAAATGGAAGAGACGTTAATGAAATTACAAAAATCCAATCAAATAATTGAAGAACAATCAAAAAAATTGGTTAAGCAAGAAAAACTAGTCACTATTGGAGAACTAGCAGCAAGATTATCACATGATATTAGAAATCCCCTTTCAATAATTAGAGTATCACTTGAAAATCTCAAGATCATATATGGCAAAAATGAATTAGAAACAAAGCATTTTGATAGAGTTGAGCGCGCAATTGACAGAATATCTCATCAAATAGACGATGTGTTAGGCTTCATTAGAAAAGAACCTATGCGATTTGAAAAAACCCTAATTTCGGAAATCATTGCAGACTCGTTAGATTCAATTAATCTTCCAGACAGAATTTATTTTGAAATTTCTAAAAACGATTTTGAAATTTATTGTGATAAAAAACGACTTTCAGTTGCTATTACCAATTTAATTTTAAATGCAATTCAAGGAATTGAAGGAAAAGGCACCATAGAAATTATTTTAGAAGATAAAGGAGAAAACATAGTCATCAAAATTAAAGATTCAGGAAAAGGAATTCCAAGTGACATAATAGAAGAAATTTTTGAACCTTTATTTACTACAAAACAGCAAGGAACAGGCCTAGGATTAGCCAGTGTTAAATCAATAATTAGCGGACATGGAGGAAAAATTTTCGTCACTTCACCACCCACAATATTTACAATCAGAATTCCAAAAAAAGGAATAGATAATGATCTCATTGATTCTCATTTTTAA
- a CDS encoding response regulator gives MVKKLLIAEDNKFTAMQYKKFFEANGYDVDIFNNGAICLQKYENELRYRKIVLKDKTPPYDYVLLDQDMPKMTGTVVSEKIHRQCPRQRIIFLSAYGQSIMQSNESTKDSYLQIMQKPFSLEFLLKKITPRSFSSIKRSNQENNLLTATQSPETIR, from the coding sequence ATGGTCAAAAAATTACTAATCGCAGAAGACAACAAATTTACTGCGATGCAATATAAAAAATTCTTTGAAGCAAATGGTTATGATGTTGATATCTTTAACAATGGTGCTATCTGTCTTCAAAAATATGAAAACGAATTAAGATACAGGAAAATTGTATTAAAGGATAAAACACCTCCCTATGATTATGTTTTATTAGATCAGGATATGCCAAAAATGACGGGTACTGTAGTATCTGAAAAAATCCACAGACAATGTCCTCGACAAAGAATTATTTTCTTGTCTGCATATGGTCAAAGCATCATGCAATCAAATGAAAGCACAAAAGATTCCTATCTTCAGATCATGCAAAAACCCTTTTCTTTGGAATTTTTACTAAAGAAAATTACTCCAAGATCCTTTTCAAGTATAAAAAGATCTAACCAAGAAAATAATCTATTAACTGCAACTCAAAGTCCAGAAACAATCCGATAA
- a CDS encoding RidA family protein translates to MIEEKLDELGIKLPNPPTPAGSYVPAIRTGNLLFISGQIPMEDGKVIFTGKVSDENLETAQKSARMCAINILAQIKRELGDLNKVSKIVRLSGFVNSVPEFSQQPKVINPASDLFFEIFGEKGKHSRIAVGVSCLPLNSMTEIDAIVEFME, encoded by the coding sequence ATGATTGAAGAAAAATTGGATGAATTAGGAATAAAACTTCCAAACCCACCAACACCAGCAGGCTCATATGTACCTGCAATTAGAACGGGAAATTTATTATTCATTTCAGGACAAATTCCCATGGAAGACGGAAAGGTGATATTTACAGGTAAAGTTTCAGATGAGAATTTAGAGACGGCACAGAAATCAGCAAGAATGTGTGCAATTAACATTTTAGCACAAATAAAAAGAGAATTGGGAGATTTAAACAAAGTTTCAAAAATAGTTAGACTTTCAGGATTTGTGAATTCGGTTCCAGAATTTTCTCAGCAACCAAAAGTAATCAATCCGGCATCGGATTTATTTTTTGAGATCTTTGGTGAAAAGGGTAAACATTCAAGAATTGCTGTTGGAGTATCTTGCTTGCCCCTAAATTCAATGACGGAAATTGACGCCATTGTAGAATTTATGGAGTGA
- a CDS encoding response regulator: MGLNVLVVDDSPFMRQNIKDVFRYMKINSVIEAKNGMDAIRAFRKYRPSLVTIDYEMPGMNGIETAMKIREIDKNVKMIIVTSIKSNMIAVKSGKIPQLGYITKPIDPFMIKNELAKL, translated from the coding sequence ATGGGATTAAATGTATTGGTTGTGGATGATTCACCATTTATGAGACAAAATATCAAAGATGTATTCAGATACATGAAAATCAATTCTGTGATAGAGGCGAAAAACGGCATGGACGCAATTAGAGCATTTAGAAAATACAGACCGTCTTTAGTTACCATAGATTATGAGATGCCTGGAATGAATGGGATTGAGACAGCAATGAAGATTAGAGAAATTGATAAAAATGTAAAGATGATAATTGTCACATCTATCAAGTCAAACATGATTGCAGTCAAGAGTGGGAAAATTCCTCAGTTAGGATACATTACAAAGCCAATAGATCCTTTTATGATAAAAAATGAACTGGCAAAATTATAG
- a CDS encoding response regulator transcription factor has translation MARKFPVILLADDSQAFRVFCRDAIKNSIKFIQIIEASDGIETLKQYQLHRPDVILLDLKMPRLEGDKVLEVIKKNDQNTKIIVTSAYGRDQEFINKLLKMGAISFVPKPSNRISLMKEITDVLAKGKMPGTNFTKSIPAS, from the coding sequence ATGGCTAGAAAATTTCCTGTAATATTACTTGCTGATGATTCTCAGGCATTTAGGGTATTTTGTAGGGATGCAATTAAAAATTCTATAAAATTTATTCAAATTATAGAGGCTTCAGATGGAATTGAAACCTTAAAACAGTATCAATTACATAGACCTGATGTAATTTTATTGGATTTAAAAATGCCTAGATTGGAGGGTGATAAAGTCTTGGAAGTAATCAAAAAAAATGATCAAAATACAAAAATCATTGTCACTTCAGCTTATGGACGAGATCAAGAATTTATTAATAAATTACTGAAAATGGGCGCAATAAGTTTTGTACCAAAACCATCGAATCGTATTAGTTTGATGAAAGAGATTACTGATGTTTTGGCAAAAGGAAAAATGCCTGGCACAAATTTTACCAAATCTATTCCCGCCAGTTAA